The Oncorhynchus tshawytscha isolate Ot180627B linkage group LG30, Otsh_v2.0, whole genome shotgun sequence genome includes a region encoding these proteins:
- the f9b gene encoding coagulation factor IXb: MTRICLFVITAVFMVENEFTSGASVFLSRQSADTLLRRQKRYNTGAFEEMKKDNLERECIEERCNLEEAREVFENEEKTMQFWANYLDGDQCESNPCQNGGKCKDAMSAYVCWCLPQFNGKNCEIEMAKQCDINNGGCSHFCVLNAQHAVCDCATGYILAPDKTTCEPEGPFPCGHLGKAISATLSSRSIITAVNVDQTRQSYDNALNITETPEASVNNTLDSLAVNATTTTPHRVSSTSSSHSSSVLGDLPSWAFFPTLPTIQEETSSDQRIVGGNTVKPGEIPWQVSLMSKLTGQNFCGGTLLSEMWVITAAHCLNEGKIGTFFIRVGEHNMQVKEGTEHDHAVAEHHMHPRYDAKISQYNHDIALLKLRTPARLSDYSLPICLGPKDFTETLLREASSSVVSGWGRMRFQGPESSILQKVEVPYVDRTECKGSSAERVSRFMFCAGYRSEQKDSCQGDSGGPHVTQYRDTWFLTGIVSWGEECAKEGKYGIYTRVSRYFPWISNVTGLRSIGSNSEPDV, translated from the exons CCTCAGTCTTTCTGTCCAGGCAGTCTGCAGACACCCTCCTGAGGAGGCAGAAGCGCTACAACACGGGGGCCTTCGAGGAGATGAAGAAGGACAACCTGGAGAGGGAGTGTATCGAGGAGCGCTGCAATCTGGAGGAGGCGAGGGAAGTGTTTGAGAACGAGGAGAAAACA ATGCAATTCTGGGCGAATTACCTTG ACGGGGACCAGTGTGAGTCCAACCCATGCCAGAATGGGGGGAAGTGTAAAGATGCCATGAGTGCTTACGTATGCTGGTGTCTACCTCAATTCAATGGGAAAAACTGTGAGATCG AGATGGCTAAGCAGTGTGACATTAACAACGGTGGCTGCTCCCACTTCTGTGTGCTGAACGCCCAGCATGCAGTGTGCGACTGTGCCACAGGGTATATACTGGCTCCGGATAAGACCACCTGCGAACCAGAAG GACCATTCCCCTGTGGTCATCTTGGCAAGGCTATAAGCGCAACACTGTCCTCTCGGTCGATCATCACAGCCGTAAATGTTGATCAGACTCGGCAGTCCTACGACAACGCCCTCAACATCACTGAGACACCGGAGGCCTCTGTGAACAACACCTTGGATTCTCTTGCGGTCAACGCCACCACCACAACCCCCCACCGAGTCAGCAGCACCAGTAGCAGCCACTCTTCCTCAGTGCTGGGGGACTTGCCCTCCTGGGCCTTCTTCCCAACACTGCCCACCATCCAGGAAGAGACATCCAGCGACCAGCGCATCGTTGGGGGAAACACAGTGAAACCTGGGGAGATCCCCTGGCag GTGTCCCTGATGAGCAAGCTGACCGGGCAGAACTTCTGTGGTGGCACCCTCCTCAGTGAGATGTGGGTCATCACCGCTGCCCACTGCCTGAACGAGGGCAAGATTGGAACCTTCTTCATCAGAGTGG GGGAGCACAACATGCAGGTCAAGGAGGGGACGGAGCATGACCACGCTGTGGCTGAGCATCACATGCACCCGAGATACGACGCCAAGATAAGTCAGTACAACCACGACATAGCCCTGCTCAAGCTCCGCACGCCCGCACGCCTCTCTGACTACAGCCTCCCCATCTGTCTGGGGCCCAAGGACTTCACTGAGACGCTGCTGAGGGAGGCCTCTAGCTCGGTGGTCAGTGGCTGGGGCAGGATGCGCTTCCAGGGCCCTGAGTCCTCCATACTGCAGAAGGTGGAGGTGCCCTACGTGGACAGGACTGAGTGCAAGGGCAGCAGCGCAGAACGGGTGTCCCGCTTCATGTTTTGCGCCGGTTACCGCAGCGAGCAGAAGGATTCATGCCAGGGGGACAGTGGCGGTCCCCATGTCACCCAGTACCGGGACACTTGGTTTCTGACAGGCATCGTGAGCTGGGGGGAGGAGTGCGCCAAGGAAGGGAAGTATGGCATCTACACACGTGTGTCACGTTACTTCCCGTGGATCTCCAACGTGACTGGGCTTAGAAGCATTGGTTCCAATTCTGAGCCTGATGTCTGA